A window of Candidatus Bathyarchaeota archaeon contains these coding sequences:
- a CDS encoding SDR family oxidoreductase: MKCGVTDPEQAQNIEEQIIRKHERIDILVNNAGIYPQKPFLEMTREEWNHVIQVNLNGVFHCTKAVLPKMVQQKYCKIVNIVSIAGAIVGFQNLVHYSASKAAVAGFTKSLALEMAQYGINVNAVAPGPIDVGALPVGSELYQQVIKGISMGRMGTPLDIANLVVFLASDQSSFITGQCLISDGGYTLQ, encoded by the coding sequence ATTAAGTGTGGCGTGACTGATCCAGAGCAGGCGCAAAATATCGAAGAACAGATAATCAGAAAACATGAGCGCATCGACATTCTTGTTAATAACGCTGGAATTTACCCGCAGAAGCCCTTTTTAGAAATGACGCGGGAAGAATGGAACCACGTTATACAAGTTAATCTAAACGGCGTTTTCCACTGCACCAAAGCAGTCCTGCCAAAAATGGTGCAACAGAAATATTGCAAAATAGTAAACATCGTTTCAATCGCAGGTGCAATTGTAGGGTTCCAGAACTTGGTGCATTATTCTGCAAGTAAAGCCGCAGTGGCTGGCTTCACTAAGTCTTTGGCGCTTGAAATGGCGCAATATGGCATCAACGTGAACGCTGTGGCACCAGGACCAATAGATGTCGGCGCTTTACCCGTCGGCTCAGAGTTATACCAGCAAGTCATCAAAGGCATCTCGATGGGGAGAATGGGCACGCCTTTAGACATCGCAAACTTGGTTGTTTTTCTCGCCAGCGACCAATCAAGCTTCATCACGGGGCAATGCCTCATCTCAGACGGCGGATACACGCTCCAATAA
- a CDS encoding SDR family NAD(P)-dependent oxidoreductase codes for MSNLKGKIAIVTGAGKGIGREIALALARNGAEVVVTDVLTTFLR; via the coding sequence TTGTCTAATCTAAAAGGAAAAATCGCTATAGTTACAGGTGCTGGGAAAGGCATCGGTAGAGAAATTGCTTTAGCTCTTGCACGAAACGGTGCCGAAGTGGTTGTGACGGATGTTCTGACGACATTTTTGAGGTAG
- a CDS encoding DUF4082 domain-containing protein, translated as MATLVIGFMCISPGFAQTEVIQEIGNASTTGMDSLGNGVRGNYARASNITAGYWGTITKVSVNVATPAGNIMSAIYADSSGSPGALLAYSNSTAAVAGWNNLTLNTPVSVTAGTTYWLCFNNDDDNVDTYRDPNGAHVYIEQTYGSFPNPFGTPTGTRPFTQHMRVTYASTPPPEPIPEGFNIGVMILLSSIAVAISIQYFRKRPKIDT; from the coding sequence TTGGCAACTCTGGTAATAGGTTTCATGTGCATTTCGCCAGGTTTTGCCCAAACAGAAGTAATTCAGGAAATTGGAAACGCATCAACTACAGGCATGGACTCTCTCGGTAACGGGGTGAGGGGTAATTATGCGAGGGCTTCTAACATTACAGCAGGTTATTGGGGCACAATCACCAAAGTTAGTGTGAATGTTGCCACGCCTGCAGGAAACATAATGAGTGCCATCTACGCAGATTCATCTGGCAGCCCAGGAGCCCTCTTGGCTTACAGCAACTCAACCGCCGCTGTCGCAGGATGGAACAACCTCACGCTTAACACTCCAGTATCAGTTACCGCTGGAACCACCTATTGGCTTTGCTTCAATAACGACGACGACAACGTCGACACTTATCGCGATCCAAATGGGGCTCATGTATACATTGAGCAGACTTACGGTTCATTTCCAAATCCATTCGGCACCCCTACCGGCACAAGACCTTTTACACAACACATGCGCGTCACTTATGCCAGTACACCACCACCTGAACCAATTCCAGAGGGCTTTAACATCGGAGTTATGATTTTACTATCGTCTATTGCAGTGGCAATCAGCATACAGTACTTCCGAAAACGACCCAAAATAGATACATAA
- a CDS encoding NAD(+)/NADH kinase — MFKSVGIVARYDKKQALKLTEELADYLKSKGLEVHIEDTLSGKIKTEYDFVPLSKMKADFVVSMGGDGTILRTSITLPKPEPPILGINMGVRGFLTEVEPKNACEAVERILKGEYKIEKSAKLAVSAGGEALPDALNEVVISAGEPSKILYSQICKDGKPILKCQADGLIVATQTGSTGYNLSAGGPVLDRNVDAFVLTPICSLTVFHSLVFPANSKITFNVIRPKNMLVLIDGNYRKLLDTKDPVLEVTRSKNVTSFIRFETDFYDRLRNRLLFKGTE; from the coding sequence GTGTTTAAAAGTGTCGGCATAGTTGCCCGCTACGACAAAAAACAAGCATTAAAGCTCACAGAGGAGCTTGCGGATTACCTAAAAAGCAAAGGGTTAGAAGTTCACATAGAAGACACGCTGTCAGGCAAAATTAAAACTGAGTACGATTTTGTTCCGCTCTCAAAAATGAAAGCAGACTTTGTAGTATCTATGGGCGGAGACGGCACAATACTACGTACAAGCATCACTCTGCCTAAGCCTGAACCGCCGATTTTAGGAATCAACATGGGTGTTAGGGGTTTCTTAACAGAGGTAGAGCCGAAAAATGCCTGCGAAGCCGTGGAGCGAATCCTCAAAGGCGAGTACAAGATAGAAAAAAGCGCTAAACTCGCTGTTTCAGCAGGCGGCGAAGCTTTACCTGATGCCCTCAACGAGGTGGTGATTTCTGCGGGGGAACCTTCTAAAATTCTTTATTCGCAGATATGCAAGGATGGAAAGCCTATTCTAAAGTGCCAAGCAGACGGCTTAATCGTGGCGACCCAAACAGGCTCAACAGGCTACAATCTTTCGGCAGGAGGCCCAGTTTTAGACCGCAATGTGGATGCTTTTGTTTTAACGCCGATTTGCTCATTAACCGTGTTTCACTCACTTGTTTTTCCAGCGAACTCGAAAATAACCTTCAATGTAATCCGTCCGAAAAACATGTTGGTTTTGATTGATGGGAACTACCGCAAACTGCTAGACACAAAAGACCCCGTGCTAGAAGTCACAAGGTCCAAGAACGTGACATCCTTCATCCGTTTTGAAACCGATTTCTACGATAGGCTACGCAACAGGTTGCTCTTTAAGGGAACAGAATGA
- a CDS encoding DUF2070 family protein gives MATENSLNASMDSAKKHYSSMFFLPSAKKSLLAIAVICIGVIGLSTFAFFPAIGLLSSLALGFSLFVLTFAADLVVSRIVLRKDPVFLLRRTIALSMFCWIFWVFFILIGVALGFAFDWTWWVKLSLLGYATVVTLRFMVLVATSFSSFWRQLVSTLLQPVLSVIAFLAFWTGISSALLLQVFPFLVVSPIIAFAAVYSFLFVIDRLGRQTYSLPTLPMFRAFLLNWLTGDNAPLEGFLESLGQDVDIEVSLLKFDSAKPKAAIIVPSVHPGPFKNIGSSLLPSLLKQDFEKEFGCETCTPLGILGHELDLTSQAQNHKIISNIIASAKFEASEGVATSFVKATEGVATASCQIFGDTALLSFTLAPKTTEDLPQELGHVVSEEAKKYGLKNALIINSHNSLNDNEIDTQKHVDALQIAASKCLQKAITLERKPFLVGAATTFPEEFTLKQGMGTGGITVIVVQVEKQKTAYVVIDGNNVVPNLREKIIIALASQGFDESEVFTTDTHAVSALVTGRRGYHTVGEVMDHDILIRHITETAKKAQANLEASKAGFLQLVVPQVRVIGEERLQSLSLLVDKAIQKAKQIIVPVFGVEGLLLVLLLAFF, from the coding sequence ATGGCGACTGAAAATTCACTTAATGCCTCAATGGATAGTGCGAAAAAACACTACTCTTCCATGTTCTTTCTTCCATCAGCCAAAAAATCCCTTCTGGCAATCGCAGTAATCTGCATTGGTGTAATTGGCCTTTCCACTTTTGCCTTTTTCCCCGCAATCGGATTACTCAGTAGTTTGGCACTTGGTTTTTCCCTCTTTGTTTTGACCTTTGCGGCTGATTTAGTGGTAAGCAGAATTGTTCTAAGAAAAGACCCTGTTTTTTTGTTGCGGCGCACTATTGCACTATCAATGTTTTGCTGGATTTTTTGGGTATTTTTTATACTAATCGGTGTTGCTCTAGGCTTTGCGTTTGATTGGACATGGTGGGTCAAGCTATCCCTTTTAGGATATGCCACAGTTGTGACACTAAGGTTTATGGTTCTGGTAGCGACCTCTTTTTCCTCTTTTTGGCGACAGTTAGTATCAACCTTACTTCAGCCAGTTCTCAGCGTCATAGCTTTTCTTGCGTTTTGGACTGGCATCTCAAGCGCGTTACTGCTGCAAGTCTTTCCTTTTCTGGTTGTTTCGCCAATTATCGCTTTTGCTGCGGTATACTCTTTCCTCTTTGTCATAGACCGTTTAGGCAGACAAACTTATTCCCTGCCAACGTTGCCCATGTTTCGAGCTTTCCTGCTAAACTGGCTGACTGGCGACAACGCGCCTCTGGAAGGTTTTCTTGAAAGCCTGGGGCAAGACGTAGACATCGAAGTATCGCTTCTAAAGTTTGACTCTGCTAAACCAAAAGCCGCAATTATAGTTCCATCCGTTCATCCAGGACCTTTCAAAAACATCGGAAGCAGTCTCCTTCCTTCGCTTCTCAAACAAGACTTTGAAAAAGAATTTGGCTGTGAAACCTGCACCCCGTTAGGTATTCTTGGGCACGAACTCGATTTAACTTCTCAAGCGCAGAATCACAAAATAATTTCAAACATAATCGCTTCTGCAAAGTTTGAGGCCTCAGAAGGCGTAGCTACCTCTTTTGTAAAAGCTACTGAGGGCGTCGCTACTGCTTCCTGCCAAATCTTTGGCGATACTGCTCTCCTCTCTTTTACCCTTGCTCCTAAAACAACTGAAGATTTGCCTCAAGAGTTGGGCCACGTCGTCAGCGAAGAAGCAAAAAAATACGGCTTAAAAAACGCCCTGATAATTAATTCCCATAACAGTCTCAACGACAATGAAATTGACACCCAAAAACATGTTGATGCACTGCAGATTGCTGCTTCTAAATGCCTACAAAAAGCGATAACCTTGGAGCGGAAACCCTTCTTGGTTGGTGCCGCCACGACTTTTCCTGAGGAATTTACTCTAAAGCAGGGCATGGGAACAGGCGGAATCACAGTAATAGTTGTTCAAGTGGAAAAGCAGAAAACCGCCTACGTAGTAATTGACGGTAACAACGTGGTTCCCAACTTGCGTGAGAAAATTATTATCGCTTTAGCCTCCCAAGGGTTTGATGAGAGTGAAGTTTTTACCACCGATACTCATGCGGTCAGCGCCTTAGTTACTGGAAGGCGTGGTTATCACACTGTCGGCGAAGTCATGGATCACGACATTTTGATTCGCCACATTACTGAAACCGCGAAGAAAGCGCAGGCAAACCTTGAAGCTTCCAAGGCTGGCTTTCTGCAACTGGTTGTGCCCCAAGTCAGAGTTATCGGGGAAGAACGCTTACAATCATTGTCCCTGCTGGTTGACAAAGCAATTCAAAAGGCAAAACAAATTATAGTTCCCGTCTTTGGGGTGGAAGGGTTGCTTTTGGTGTTGCTTTTAGCCTTTTTCTAA
- a CDS encoding preprotein translocase subunit Sec61beta: MSKKKKDTGPMPAASAGLLRFFEEETEGIKVRPELLVALAVSLIVVSVLAKIFF; this comes from the coding sequence GTGAGCAAAAAGAAAAAAGATACTGGTCCAATGCCGGCCGCAAGTGCAGGTTTGCTAAGGTTTTTTGAGGAAGAAACCGAAGGAATCAAGGTTCGACCTGAACTGCTAGTAGCTTTGGCAGTATCGTTGATTGTTGTTTCGGTTTTAGCAAAAATCTTCTTCTAA
- a CDS encoding nucleotide pyrophosphohydrolase, producing the protein MHIHEFQEMMKHLYFKRDSERGVEGTFNWLVDEVAELGQELNGTNREATEKEFADVIAWLSSLANVMGIDLEKAAINKYNNMCPKCQHSPCQCTF; encoded by the coding sequence ATGCACATTCATGAATTCCAAGAAATGATGAAACACCTCTATTTCAAACGTGACTCGGAACGCGGAGTAGAAGGCACCTTTAACTGGTTGGTTGACGAAGTCGCTGAACTCGGCCAAGAACTAAACGGGACCAACCGTGAAGCAACCGAGAAAGAATTCGCCGATGTCATCGCTTGGCTATCGTCACTTGCCAATGTCATGGGAATTGACCTTGAAAAAGCCGCCATCAACAAATACAACAACATGTGCCCGAAATGCCAGCACTCACCATGCCAATGCACGTTCTAA
- a CDS encoding winged helix-turn-helix domain-containing protein, which yields MSNIRNVRGGLAARTKILSLLDDQPFSATTVAKQSALSYGVVTYHLKLLKNEGIVERRGSGRYVWLSTGLGQKRLG from the coding sequence TTGAGCAACATCCGAAATGTACGTGGTGGACTTGCGGCAAGAACAAAAATCTTGTCTTTGCTAGACGACCAGCCTTTTAGCGCAACCACGGTTGCCAAACAATCTGCGCTCTCGTATGGTGTTGTGACGTATCATCTTAAGCTTCTAAAGAATGAGGGCATCGTTGAACGCAGGGGCAGTGGACGCTATGTTTGGTTGTCAACGGGGTTAGGGCAGAAACGGCTTGGTTAG
- a CDS encoding DNA polymerase II large subunit, with amino-acid sequence MNISKSYQNYVQIMESQLKELYAISDSARSKGLDPALKTECIIAQDIADLVEGLVGPKGVALSIREYNSKIQREEIAFKVAEEISLGKFGHMEPEKAAEQAIRTALAIFTEGLTAAPIQGIAQVKIKTNPDRTRYLAIYFAGPIRSAGGTDQALTLIVGDFVRRQLGLDKYKPTEEEIARFVEELRLYERSVGRFQYHIPDEELRKALSLLPVEVTGTESDPVEVSSYRNLQRVETNRVRGGALRVVNDGIVGRAQKVLVIVEKIGFQGWDWLRDFKKKSEKKSGGFMDDVIAGRPIFAFPSRRGGFRLRYGRSRNTGLSAVGIHPATMLVVEGFLAAGTQMRLELPGKGGVTVPVDTIECPVVLLKDGSVVRVSLENFEKVKGKIQKILFLGDMLISFGDFLYTNKALPPSGYVEEWWVKDLQNALAQGFSSDYEKAAEASKIPAEKIKAFLSDPFKTKPTVKEAIALSLNLGVPLHPSATFFWTSLSSSQEVALLKKWLDTCEVTLNEGTVCRIMGKADETVVGFLRKILVPHKIVDGKAVVAGEDAAALAFSLGYDKTAPPELSDAPSVLAAVSLLSGVQVKDKAPTYVGGRMGRPEKAKRREMRPLVHVLFPVSLAGGTHRDLMEAAKKGPVFVEVTKRKCPNCKTYTFKVKCASCGCETVPENSCPRCGRALKDNACPACKVEAIQYQRQPINFREMIDAACGSLGYSAPKLLRGVKGLTNQDKTPEIIEKGILRAKHELSVYKDGTIRFDATNAPLTHFTPAEVGVPVEKIRQLGYNCDTYGAPLTDPEQVCELKLQDVVIPWRAGDYFVQIAAFIDDLLRRVYKLPAFYNVKKAEDLVGHLIFGLAPHTCACILGRVVGFTDRNVIYAHPVWHSAKRRDCDGDEDAIMLALDTLLNFSRVYLPAQIGGIMDAPILLIPFVNTQEVQRQAHDCDVAASYPLEFYKKTLEKAEVRPVSAIMDVVSHRLGTEAQFEGFQYTTPVSNINLGNANSSYKEFKSMIDKLNMQLSLGEKIDAVDARQVALKVLNTHFMRDIAGNLRAFSTQGFRCKSCNKKFRRLPLRGKCPFCGGQLTLTVYRGGIEKYLVAAQQLVDKYGLPKYYTQRMDLIKEELASMFDNKKPKQATLFDFN; translated from the coding sequence TTGAACATTAGCAAGAGCTACCAAAACTACGTACAAATCATGGAAAGCCAACTAAAAGAACTATATGCAATTAGCGACAGCGCCAGGTCTAAAGGGTTAGACCCAGCCCTGAAAACCGAATGCATCATCGCACAGGACATTGCTGACTTAGTGGAAGGCTTGGTTGGTCCAAAAGGTGTAGCCCTCAGCATAAGGGAATACAATTCAAAGATTCAAAGAGAAGAAATAGCATTCAAAGTCGCGGAAGAAATTTCCCTTGGTAAATTCGGGCATATGGAGCCTGAAAAAGCGGCTGAGCAAGCTATCAGAACAGCTCTTGCCATTTTTACTGAGGGCTTGACAGCAGCACCCATACAAGGAATAGCGCAAGTAAAAATAAAAACAAACCCCGATAGAACACGGTATCTGGCTATATACTTTGCAGGGCCAATCCGTTCAGCAGGCGGAACAGACCAAGCATTAACCTTAATCGTTGGCGATTTTGTTCGTCGGCAACTCGGCTTGGATAAGTATAAGCCAACTGAGGAAGAAATCGCCCGATTCGTGGAAGAACTACGCCTTTATGAGCGGTCAGTGGGGCGTTTTCAATATCACATTCCTGATGAGGAGTTAAGGAAAGCGTTGAGTTTGCTTCCTGTTGAGGTTACTGGCACGGAATCTGACCCCGTTGAAGTTTCTTCATACAGGAACCTGCAAAGAGTTGAAACCAACCGCGTCAGAGGCGGAGCGCTCCGCGTGGTCAACGACGGTATTGTTGGGCGTGCCCAAAAAGTTTTGGTGATTGTGGAAAAAATAGGCTTTCAAGGCTGGGACTGGCTTCGAGATTTTAAGAAGAAGTCTGAAAAGAAGTCAGGCGGCTTCATGGATGACGTCATAGCTGGCAGACCAATCTTCGCTTTCCCATCCCGTCGCGGGGGCTTCAGATTAAGGTATGGCAGGTCAAGAAACACTGGGCTTTCTGCTGTTGGGATTCATCCTGCGACCATGCTTGTGGTTGAGGGCTTTCTTGCTGCTGGCACTCAGATGCGTCTGGAGTTGCCTGGGAAGGGTGGCGTTACGGTTCCAGTGGACACGATTGAATGCCCCGTCGTGTTGCTCAAAGATGGTTCCGTGGTTCGTGTTTCTCTTGAGAACTTTGAGAAGGTCAAGGGAAAGATTCAAAAAATCTTGTTCTTAGGAGACATGCTGATTAGTTTTGGCGATTTCCTCTACACCAACAAGGCGCTTCCGCCTTCAGGCTACGTGGAGGAATGGTGGGTTAAAGACCTGCAAAACGCCCTTGCTCAAGGATTCAGCTCAGATTATGAAAAAGCTGCAGAAGCATCCAAAATTCCTGCAGAAAAAATAAAGGCTTTCCTCTCTGACCCTTTCAAAACCAAACCAACCGTTAAAGAAGCCATCGCGCTAAGTTTGAACTTGGGTGTGCCTTTGCATCCGAGCGCCACTTTCTTCTGGACGAGCTTATCCTCGTCTCAAGAAGTTGCCCTGCTCAAGAAATGGTTGGATACTTGTGAAGTCACCTTGAACGAAGGAACTGTTTGCAGAATAATGGGCAAAGCTGATGAAACCGTCGTTGGCTTCTTGCGTAAAATTCTGGTTCCGCACAAAATTGTGGACGGCAAGGCTGTGGTGGCAGGTGAGGACGCCGCGGCTTTAGCGTTCAGTCTCGGTTACGACAAAACCGCCCCGCCCGAACTGTCTGATGCGCCTTCGGTTTTGGCGGCGGTTAGTTTGCTTTCTGGAGTGCAAGTTAAGGATAAAGCGCCTACTTATGTGGGTGGACGCATGGGACGCCCAGAGAAGGCTAAACGGCGGGAGATGAGGCCTCTTGTTCACGTGCTTTTCCCAGTCAGCCTCGCAGGCGGGACTCACAGAGACCTCATGGAGGCGGCAAAGAAAGGTCCAGTTTTTGTTGAAGTGACAAAAAGGAAGTGCCCAAACTGTAAGACTTACACTTTCAAAGTGAAATGCGCCAGTTGCGGGTGTGAAACTGTGCCAGAGAACAGCTGCCCACGTTGCGGCAGGGCACTTAAAGATAATGCTTGCCCCGCTTGTAAGGTGGAGGCGATTCAGTATCAGCGTCAGCCCATCAATTTCAGGGAAATGATTGATGCTGCGTGCGGCTCTCTTGGTTACTCGGCGCCAAAACTTCTCCGCGGCGTCAAAGGCTTAACCAATCAGGATAAAACCCCTGAAATTATTGAGAAGGGGATTTTGCGGGCAAAGCACGAGCTGTCTGTCTATAAGGATGGTACTATTCGGTTTGACGCTACGAACGCGCCTTTAACGCATTTTACACCTGCTGAAGTCGGAGTGCCAGTGGAGAAGATTCGGCAGCTAGGCTACAACTGCGACACTTATGGCGCCCCCTTGACTGATCCTGAGCAGGTTTGTGAGCTTAAGCTGCAGGATGTTGTGATTCCTTGGCGTGCAGGTGACTATTTTGTGCAGATTGCCGCTTTCATTGATGATTTACTGAGAAGAGTCTACAAGTTACCTGCGTTCTATAATGTTAAGAAGGCTGAAGACCTTGTGGGGCACTTGATTTTTGGTTTAGCTCCGCACACATGCGCTTGCATCTTGGGGCGCGTGGTTGGTTTCACTGACCGCAATGTTATCTATGCTCATCCTGTTTGGCACTCCGCTAAACGTCGAGATTGTGACGGCGACGAGGACGCCATCATGTTGGCATTGGATACTCTTCTTAATTTTTCGCGGGTTTACTTACCAGCGCAGATTGGCGGAATTATGGATGCTCCTATTTTGCTGATTCCGTTTGTGAACACTCAAGAAGTGCAGCGGCAGGCGCATGATTGTGATGTTGCCGCGTCTTATCCGCTTGAGTTTTATAAGAAAACACTCGAGAAGGCTGAAGTGCGGCCCGTCAGCGCCATTATGGATGTGGTTAGTCATCGGCTTGGGACTGAAGCACAGTTTGAGGGGTTCCAGTACACGACCCCTGTTTCCAACATTAATCTTGGCAACGCTAACAGCTCATATAAAGAGTTCAAGTCCATGATTGATAAACTCAACATGCAACTATCACTGGGAGAGAAAATTGACGCTGTCGATGCAAGGCAGGTTGCACTAAAAGTTCTCAACACTCATTTTATGCGCGATATCGCTGGTAACCTGCGCGCATTTTCCACGCAAGGCTTCAGATGCAAGTCTTGCAACAAAAAATTCCGCCGCTTGCCTCTTCGCGGTAAATGTCCGTTCTGTGGCGGCCAGTTGACACTTACCGTTTACCGTGGCGGCATCGAGAAGTACCTGGTGGCGGCGCAGCAACTTGTTGACAAGTATGGATTGCCCAAGTACTACACTCAGCGCATGGACCTCATCAAGGAAGAATTAGCTTCCATGTTTGATAACAAAAAGCCAAAACAGGCAACACTTTTCGATTTTAATTAG
- a CDS encoding geranylgeranylglyceryl/heptaprenylglyceryl phosphate synthase: protein MLGPIERYLLDKIKAEGTIHMTLLDPEKVTASNASQIAENAKNSGTAAIMIGGSTFVSQEHLDNVVKAIKSDVQLPTILFPNNITGISSHADAIWFMSLLNSVDPYFLIGAQILGAPLVKKYGLEPISMGYIIVGEGGTAGIVGKAISVPYNKPELAAAHALAGQYLGMRFIYLEGGSGAATPVPPEMIAAVKHLIDIPLIVGGGIRSKEQALMAANAGADIIVTGNITESSDAKQRLSEIIQAIKNKV, encoded by the coding sequence ATGCTAGGACCTATTGAAAGGTACTTGCTTGACAAAATCAAAGCTGAAGGGACAATCCACATGACCCTCTTGGACCCAGAAAAGGTCACAGCTTCCAATGCCTCGCAGATTGCTGAGAACGCTAAAAACAGCGGGACTGCTGCCATAATGATTGGTGGCTCAACTTTTGTTTCACAAGAACATCTTGACAATGTTGTAAAAGCTATTAAAAGTGATGTACAACTCCCAACGATTCTTTTTCCCAACAATATCACAGGCATCAGTAGTCATGCAGACGCAATTTGGTTTATGTCTCTTCTAAATTCAGTTGATCCGTATTTTCTCATTGGTGCCCAAATCTTGGGTGCGCCGCTTGTCAAAAAGTATGGTTTGGAACCAATTTCTATGGGTTACATAATCGTGGGGGAAGGGGGCACCGCTGGTATAGTCGGTAAAGCAATATCGGTGCCTTATAACAAGCCTGAATTGGCTGCGGCTCATGCTCTAGCTGGGCAGTATCTAGGGATGCGTTTCATTTATCTGGAGGGCGGTTCTGGCGCAGCAACCCCTGTGCCTCCTGAAATGATAGCGGCTGTGAAGCATTTAATTGATATTCCCTTGATTGTAGGTGGAGGGATACGCAGTAAGGAGCAGGCGTTGATGGCGGCTAATGCTGGAGCAGACATAATTGTAACGGGGAACATTACTGAGTCGAGCGATGCAAAGCAACGGCTTTCTGAAATTATTCAGGCGATTAAGAACAAAGTCTGA
- a CDS encoding NAD+ synthase, producing MKLTPSVLEINFDEAQKRICRFIKEYVENADAKGIVLGLSGGVDSATVAGLSSLAIGGEKVLGLMLPEKENFNQKDIDDAKVIADQFHIETQVCDMTEALEVVYKAIPVFDHSDRLCKGNIKARTRMIYLYYYANKQNRIVCGSSDKSETMMGYFTKWGDAAADITPIMDLYKTQVRKLAIHLGIPKELALKPSTPALWPNQLAETELGIKYETLDLILYGLERFMSAQEIAEQLNIKKAIVGKVKSRWLANEHKRKMPIAPKIGYRTVGNDFRLPRHTY from the coding sequence GTGAAATTAACGCCCTCCGTGTTAGAAATCAATTTTGATGAAGCACAAAAAAGAATCTGCCGATTCATCAAAGAATATGTTGAAAATGCAGATGCCAAAGGAATTGTGCTTGGGCTGTCGGGGGGAGTAGATAGCGCAACCGTTGCGGGTCTTTCAAGTCTTGCTATCGGCGGCGAAAAAGTCTTAGGGCTTATGCTTCCTGAGAAAGAGAATTTTAACCAAAAAGACATTGACGATGCTAAAGTTATCGCAGACCAATTTCATATAGAAACGCAGGTCTGTGATATGACAGAAGCTTTAGAGGTGGTCTATAAGGCTATTCCAGTGTTTGACCACTCAGACAGGCTCTGCAAGGGGAACATCAAAGCAAGGACACGGATGATTTACCTTTACTATTACGCTAACAAGCAAAACCGCATAGTCTGCGGTAGCTCCGATAAGTCAGAAACAATGATGGGCTACTTCACCAAGTGGGGAGATGCCGCAGCGGACATAACCCCAATTATGGACCTGTACAAAACTCAAGTGCGCAAGCTTGCAATCCATTTGGGAATCCCAAAAGAATTGGCGCTAAAACCATCCACGCCAGCGCTTTGGCCAAACCAGCTTGCAGAAACAGAACTTGGCATAAAATACGAAACCTTAGACCTAATCCTATACGGGCTTGAACGTTTCATGAGCGCTCAAGAGATTGCTGAACAGCTTAACATCAAGAAGGCTATCGTCGGCAAAGTAAAAAGTCGATGGCTTGCAAACGAACACAAAAGAAAAATGCCCATAGCCCCAAAAATCGGCTACCGAACGGTCGGAAACGATTTTAGGCTTCCAAGACATACCTACTAA
- a CDS encoding carbon-nitrogen hydrolase family protein, which yields MKDKIKIALCQISSKRESKKENISKIENLTRKAKQQGADIAIFPELSLTGYVVLDQIYELAEPIPGPSTQRIQALAKETGICIIFGMPELSEKTKATVYNTAVMVGPKGLIGTYRKMYLPTHSVFEEKRYFRPGYEPATFQTELGNIGLTICYDVFFPEVFRLTRLRGAQLIVCISASPAIRRGYFEILTAARALENTAYLAYVNLAGVEDGLQFWGGSRLVSPAGDVLAVAKYDEEDFVVCEVDYSDLRTAETFIPALRDLRPELFDKLKELSEQI from the coding sequence ATGAAAGACAAAATCAAAATTGCCCTCTGCCAGATAAGCAGCAAACGCGAAAGCAAAAAAGAAAACATATCCAAAATCGAAAACCTAACAAGGAAAGCAAAGCAGCAAGGGGCAGACATAGCTATCTTTCCAGAACTCTCACTAACAGGGTACGTCGTGCTGGACCAAATCTACGAGTTGGCTGAACCCATCCCTGGACCCTCAACCCAACGAATCCAAGCCTTAGCAAAGGAAACAGGGATTTGCATAATTTTTGGGATGCCTGAGCTAAGCGAGAAAACAAAAGCAACAGTCTACAACACCGCCGTCATGGTTGGGCCAAAAGGCTTGATCGGCACATACCGCAAAATGTACCTGCCAACGCACAGCGTCTTTGAAGAGAAGAGATATTTCCGTCCTGGTTATGAGCCCGCCACTTTCCAAACTGAACTGGGAAACATCGGGCTTACAATCTGTTATGATGTTTTCTTTCCAGAAGTGTTTAGGCTTACACGTCTGAGGGGAGCGCAACTTATCGTTTGTATATCGGCGTCTCCAGCCATCCGCAGAGGATACTTTGAAATCCTAACAGCGGCAAGAGCTCTAGAAAATACGGCATACCTTGCGTACGTTAATCTGGCGGGTGTTGAGGATGGCTTGCAATTCTGGGGCGGAAGCAGACTCGTAAGCCCAGCAGGAGACGTTTTAGCGGTGGCAAAATATGACGAAGAAGATTTTGTAGTTTGTGAAGTGGATTATTCGGATTTGAGAACTGCTGAAACGTTTATTCCTGCTCTTCGAGACCTGCGACCCGAACTTTTTGATAAATTAAAGGAACTTTCAGAGCAAATCTAG